GCACACGAAGGAGACACGAAGCTCACCAAGAGCTTTATAAAGCTTCGTGCTCTTTGTGTCTCCTTTGTGATCTTCGTGACCCATTAAAAAGTGATGACCGATTCCGCCCACAGCCTGCGCGCGTTTATCAACGCGCTGCCCAAGACCGAAACGCATCTGCACATGGAGGGGGCGCTGCCGTGGCGGCTCCTGCAGGAGCTGGATGGGATCAAGTACGCGGCCACGCCACCGTCATGGGAGGGGCACTTCAAGTTCCGCGACTTCGCGCACTTCGACGAGCAGTTGCTCGGGCACGCGCTGGCCTGGTACGTTTCGCCCGAGCGATACCATGAGGCGGCAAAGGTGGTTTTTCGTGAGCTTCAGGAGCAGAATGTGCACTACGTGGAAACGAGTTTCGCCAGCGGCGTGATCGAGTTCCTCGGGGTGGACGGCAAGGGCATCCTCGACGGCCTGTTGGCCGCCGTCCCGGAGGGGATGGAGGTGCGGATTTTCATGGGCATCCACCACGGCGGCATGAACGAAAAAATGCTTCCCGTGATCGAGGAGGCGCTCACCTGGGACGGCTTGGCCGGGATCGACCTGCACGGCACCGAGACCCTGCCTGTCGATGAAATCGCCCCGCGCCTCTGGCGTGAGGCCCGCGAGACGGGGAAGTTTACCAAGGCGCATGCGGGCGAGTTCTGCGGGGCGGAGTTTGTCCGGTACGTGATCGAGGAACTCGGTGCCCAGCGCATCGAGCATGGCGTACGCGCGGTCGAAGACCCGGCGGTGCTGGCGCTTATCCGCGAGCGTGACCTCACGCTCGACGTGTGCCCGATCAGCAATGTCAAACTCATGCCCGGCATCACCCGCGACAACCACCCGATACGCGAACTTTTCGACGCCGGGGTGCGCTGTACCGTGAGCACGGACGATCCGTTGGTTTTCGGCAACAAGCTGGCCGACGAGTACGAACTGCTC
The DNA window shown above is from Ruficoccus amylovorans and carries:
- a CDS encoding adenosine deaminase family protein; translated protein: MTDSAHSLRAFINALPKTETHLHMEGALPWRLLQELDGIKYAATPPSWEGHFKFRDFAHFDEQLLGHALAWYVSPERYHEAAKVVFRELQEQNVHYVETSFASGVIEFLGVDGKGILDGLLAAVPEGMEVRIFMGIHHGGMNEKMLPVIEEALTWDGLAGIDLHGTETLPVDEIAPRLWREARETGKFTKAHAGEFCGAEFVRYVIEELGAQRIEHGVRAVEDPAVLALIRERDLTLDVCPISNVKLMPGITRDNHPIRELFDAGVRCTVSTDDPLVFGNKLADEYELLHVHRGFSRAELVRIARNGFEAALLCEEHRQALLEEFDRTAASLLEGSAEQRDCPADA